A region of the Ostrinia nubilalis chromosome 21, ilOstNubi1.1, whole genome shotgun sequence genome:
AGCAGCGCCGCCCGACTCCAGCGGTATGAAGTAACTCGAGATATTGTCCCGATTCAAAATAACAAGTCTTTTGAGTAATCAAACCAGAGAAGACGATATAAATCGATCATACTCGACGAAAGAAAAATCGAATAACAATATCGAACGAATTGTCAAATAAGACTCTGACTTAGCAAATGTTTGCTAATACAACCTGACACGCAAACATTTTTGTGGTATACACCAAAAGAGGTCATTTTCTGTGAAAAGAGCGAGCAATTTACGGTATCGCTATCTATCAAGATCTCAAAACCGAGCACAATGACATCTCACGTCCAAAAACAATCGATAAAACATCTCACAATCGTAAAACAATCGACTACGCATCTCACATTCTAAAAACAATCGAGCATCGCGCGCCTAGTCTCTCACTTGTTGGCGGCCCGCGTCCTGGCACACGACGTACTCCGTCAGCGTGACGTCAGCAGCGCCGCCCGACTCGAGCGGGATCGGGTGGGCTCGGAAGTGTTCGAGCATGTCGTGAACGTTCGGGAACCAGAGGTGCTGGACCCGACACTGGCCCGAGTCGCTGAGCGTCATGCGAAGGTGCTTCGCGCGGCCCTGGAAATAAAAGGGTTCAagttagaaagaatgaaaacaCTTTATTGACACATTCGGTCATAGATGCGGATTGCGGGAGGACTCTTTTAATGTGAAAAATAAAGCTTTTGCCCTACACTCCGCATGCTAGCcaaacgggttggggaggcctgatgttcgtatTTCTCTCTTAGTGGCTTCACGGCATCCATGGGAAGTGTAGAGGTGTTCCTATTCTTGGAACTGGAGGACTTTAGGATCACCAGACATGGAGCTGTCGTCACCGCTCGCGCCAGCGTGCCGTGGAACTAAGCCACGAGGCTAGGACAAGAGAGGACCGAGGACATAGCATATGGAGGATACTACCTACCCTGATCAGACGGGTTGACGAGGCTTATGCTGGTTGCTGGTCTGGTGATCCTTGACTTCGAGCTACTCTTATGTTCTCCTTATCCagggaaggcgctggaagcaggtcgctaccaagcggccaatctggaaatcattgggggaggcctatgttcagcagtgaacgtcctgtggctgcaaCGATGTTGATGATGATCGCTGGCATTAGTCCCGCTGTCTACGGAAACACACTTAGAAGTTGAAGGTCCCAGCGTACGCCTGTTCTGTGGGAAAGGTGACAACAGTCCCGTTAAACCTATGGACTCACCTGGAAATTGAAGGTGAGCACGTATTCCCCTCGGCGCGTCTCGCTCTGGCGCACCAGGTAGCTTTGAGCTCCTCCTTATGTTATGCttatcctagctacacaggaggtACAGCAGTGAGAAAGAGATGACACTAACAGCAGTCCCTATGTCTACGGAAACCCACCTGGAAATTAAAGGTGAGCACATATTCCCCTCGGCGCGTCTCGCTCTGGCGCACCAGGTAGCTTTGAGCTCCTCCTTATGTTATGCttatcctagctacacaggaggtACAGCAGTGAGAAAGAGATGACACTAACAGCAGTCCCTATGTCTACGGAAACCCACCTGGAAATTAAAGGTGAGCACATATTCCCCTCGGCGCGTCTCGCTCTGGTGCACCAGGTAGCTTCCAGCTCCTCCTTATGTTATTCttatcctagctacacaggaggtACAGCAGTGAGAAAGAGATGACACTAACAGCAGTCCCTGTCTATGGAAACCCACCTGGAAGTTGAAGGTGAGCACATTATTCTCCTCGGCGCGTCTCGCTCTGGCGCACCAGGTAGCAGTCGTGCGCCGCGAGGCAGCGTGCCGGGACCAGCCCGAGCCGGGACAGGGACCGGGACGAGACACGTGGAGGACACTCCCTACCCTGGCCAGATGAGTTGGGGAGACCTAGGATTTAGCCTACATTCCCTTTGAAGTCTATGCGAGGAGGCTTATGCTGGTTGCTAATCTGGTGATCTTTAACTTCGAActactcctatgttcttcttatCCAGGTTACAAAGGATTCACAGCGGTGGGATCGAGCGGTGAGCTATGCTCGGTGTTCCTTTACGAGAGTGAATCAAAAATGACGCTGATGAAAGAAGTTGAAATGGCTACGGGCAGGgcatagcacgcagaactgacggccgataggcCGGAAGGTTCTGGAGTGCAACGTAGTCCACCTGGAAGGTGAACAGATAACCTCCTAAAGGTTGctggaaggcgctggaagcaggccgctaccaagcggccaatctggaaatcattggggaaggcttatctaatccagcagtggacgtcttatgactgaaatgatgatgatgatgagcactGACAATGGCCCCGCTGTCTAAAGAAACACACTTGGAAGTTGACGGTCAGCACATACTCCATCCAATGTACACCTGTTCTGTGGGAACGGTCAGAATAGCATCGCTATGCCTACAAACTTACTTGGAAGTTGAAAGTAAGCACATATTCTCCTCGGCGCGTCTCGCTCTGGCGCACCAGGTAGCAGCCGTGCGCCGCCGCACCACCGGCTAGCacgcacgccgccgccgccgcgcgcgccagCGTGCCGTGGAACCACGGCCATTCCGCTAGCGATACGCGGGAGGATTCGCACGCCTCTTCTGCTATTGAACCTGGGAGATATGATTTACAATATAAGATTCAACAGCATATGAATAtctaaaataaagaaattttagtAAGGTGGTCAATGCAATAACTGTTagcatttatttaaaactttattttaactcCAGCACAGATTCAAGACTGAAATTGACATTTAACTATTGTTGTTAAACATCATCCTGTCCACCGTATCTCTCtaaagtttagagtctaaacactcgacattggcaaaaccagtgtgcttcaaatTCCCACCATTGAAGCTattagacagaataataataatcatcagaCCATTAAAAGCTAGTCCAGATGACACAGATTTCCTCGTATCTTTCAAATCGCATCATATACAGACTATCCAGAGGGATTCTGTCCACATACAGGCACGTGTTTGTCTATAAGCACTCGAGTTAAAACGCGTAGCTCTAGGTCTCTACTGCAGGGCCTACCCTAGCTAGGGTAAATTAAAGAAGGTTGTGCGGAGGATGGTTGCCTAGGATGTTCACACATCTTTCCCTTAGTGGAATCATCAGCAGGTTTGTTGCCCATATAAAAAAGCAGTATCTTAACATGATATGAAGTCTAGAATAGGtctaagattaaaaaaaaattgatgggCAACATTGCCTACATACAAGACAGACACAAAACCATACCATCTTGGCTAATTTAAGCAGGGCTCTTATTAAACACATACCTAATTCAGCCTCTTCCGGGGTATCCGTGGCAAGGTCAGTGTTACTAGTGCTAGGAGGCAGGTCCCTCCGAGGCGGAAGGTCTGGTGGCGCCGGCTCAGGCAAGCCGGGTAGCGCATCGGGCGGTGGTTGTGTGGTCGGCGGAGATCGCATACAGTATTTGATCGTGGCCAGCCAGGATTTCATATCGTCTACGTCTGCCGCCTCTATTACATATTCCATATTGTTGTCTGCCTGGAAATAATACAAGATGGtacaattaataattataatcagtAAGTATTATGATTTAGGTATTAGTGTCAATTCAAGGGCTAGTAAGTACTATACTTCAATACCTCAGGCGACCActgataatattatgatttttaaaaataccATGTTTTATGCTTTTCCTCAACTAATTAACAAAGCACAAAATTAATAGATTTAAAGGGAAGTCTTTACTCGTAAATAAGTTAATATCCTAatcaattttaacttttttttggaCTAGTCCTTTAATAAACaagattttaaaaaacataaccctccttttggcgcagtcgggtaaaaacttaCAGCTGTGTAGGTTATTTTAAGTGTATGTAACTATACTAGGTAGTTGTCTCAAAATATCCATGCCTAATAGTATTTTGAGATGTAATATAACAATTTCCTACAAGGAAGGAAATCATAATAGTTTTAACCTATTATACTATAGCTTAttgcataaataaaagaaatgaattATCACTCATGCATGATTACACATaccatttaattaaattagctACAAACCTTtaatacaaaagtattttcatgGTCAGGCATTTCTAAAGCAGTGGTCTCTCTCGCTTCtgatattaaaaagcaaaaaaCACCACTGCGAGGTTTCTGTGCCTTCGGCGGGGAATAGAACTCCAGCATATACCCTCCAACAGTCTTCACAAGTGCCAGTCTACATCTCTCCCATTTCTGAGGACCT
Encoded here:
- the LOC135082370 gene encoding SH2B adapter protein 1; the encoded protein is MAGPSDGEPEGWAEFCERQAKAAAQDFAKTWLQYIHTSGNDPQRPQVTNKELVKRFCDCFSDQFEFELVKLKTLNKVPNGTHTGHDESDYSEDTDSPKTQHKPFFRRLSFKLRRGKGLFKQHSDEVELSSNLNKHNKTKLAKIVVECRKEGLVNYLTPESLEQPGGPQKWERCRLALVKTVGGYMLEFYSPPKAQKPRSGVFCFLISEARETTALEMPDHENTFVLKADNNMEYVIEAADVDDMKSWLATIKYCMRSPPTTQPPPDALPGLPEPAPPDLPPRRDLPPSTSNTDLATDTPEEAELGSIAEEACESSRVSLAEWPWFHGTLARAAAAACVLAGGAAAHGCYLVRQSETRRGEYVLTFNFQGRAKHLRMTLSDSGQCRVQHLWFPNVHDMLEHFRAHPIPLESGGAADVTLTEYVVCQDSHLNVTHGSDVRMRRAELEALLQASGAPHDTRAVDNQYSFV